One segment of Ziziphus jujuba cultivar Dongzao chromosome 12, ASM3175591v1 DNA contains the following:
- the LOC107429578 gene encoding uncharacterized protein LOC107429578 isoform X2, whose protein sequence is MRASAASPSSSLFITTYTPTILRRRTLSIFISSHPFLRAHHSHRFASPGLRLSASLAERNLQLSWFSPDHNATDDFGGWAISDFPPVHHRKRGLPIILISGLGTSVAVLLAAIAYFSLSRKGFKFQITSLLPLHGIVNGGESKTADYTAPDVAETSAESIPSAVSEDVSSAHVGKLEPIIIPVAVDSTQGEAISVLKKLKIIEDDVKADELCTRREYARWLVRMNSLLERSPKHRITPSVSLSGSINAAFNDISVEDPDFGSIQALAEAGVIPSKLSKYSYDGLREQEDVCFFPDRFISRQDLIDWKAQLEYDFVPGMIQMSTTKVGFMDVKEIAKDVSPELYADMLAGDRSILRKVFGQIKRLQPKKPSTKAQAAVALSSGRMAEAIYIELLRLEAESSARLAEMEDIRTQLLDRGDIKRFWDEKLDEEKARGVEVEKVYSTAVSDLEQEKIVQEKYFAEQLKKKAAMDCQRQLLLSLKEEVNEISEKLSSERAMYVAEQCKLHDTLSDIQSKQEELLDSKSILEAEKEALRILRSWVEDDARRSQARAKVLEEVGRRWKWDNHA, encoded by the exons ATGCGTGCTTCAGCGGCATCTCCTTCTTCCTCACTCTTCATCACCACCTACACTCCCACTATTTTACGACGCCGTACTCTATCAATCTTCATCTCCTCCCACCCATTCCTCAGAGCTCATCATAGTCACAGATTCGCTAGCCCTGGACTGCGTCTCTCCGCTTCACTCGCTGAGCGGAATCTCCAGCTCTCTTGGTTCTCGCCGGACCATAATGCCACCGACGACTTTGGCGGTTGGGCCATTTCCGACTTTCCTCCTGTTCACCATCGGAAGAGAG GGTTGCCTATAATCCTGATTAGTGGTCTTGGGACTTCAGTGGCTGTTCTACTAGCTGCCATTGCTTACTTCTCACTGTCCAGAAAAG GTTTTAAGTTTCAAATTACTAGTCTTCTTCCGTTGCATGGGATAGTAAATGGCGGTGAAAGCAAAACCGCGGACTATACGGCACCTGATGTGGCGGAAACAAGTGCAGAGTCTATACCTAGTGCTGTTAGTGAAGATGTTAGTTCAG CACATGTGGGAAAGCTTGAACCTATTATAATTCCAGTTGCTGTGGATTCTACTCAAGGGGAAGCTATTTCAGTTTTGAAGAAACTGAAG ATCATTGAAGATGATGTCAAGGCGGATGAATTGTGCACTAGAAGGGAATATGCAAGATGGCTAGTTCGAATGAACTCGTTGCTGGAAAG GAGTCCAAAGCACCGGATTACCCCATCAGTTTCACTTTCTGGATCCATAAATGCTGCATTCAATGATATTAGTGTTGAAGACCCAGACTTTGGGTCTATTCAAG CCCTGGCAGAGGCTGGTGTCATTCCCAGCAAGTTGTCAAAGTACAGCTATGATGGTTTGAGAGAGCAAGAAGACGTCTGCTTTTTTCCTGATAG GTTCATCTCTCGGCAAGATCTGATAGACTGGAAAGCCCAGTTAGAGTACGATTTTGTGCCAGGGATGATACAG ATGTCAACGACAAAAGTAGGTTTTATGGATGTGAAAGAGATCGCTAAAGATGTGTCTCCAGAACTATACGCAGACATGTTGGCTGGGGACCGGAGCATACTCAGAAAAGTTTTTG GACAGATCAAGCGGTTGCAACCAAAGAAACCATCAACAAAAGCACAAGCAGCTGTTGCACTGTCAAGTGGCAGGATGGCTGAAGCAATCTATATTGAATTGTTGAGATTAGAAGCTGAAAGTTCTGCAAGGCTAGCTGAGATGGAAGATATTAGGACTCAATTGCTTGACAGAGGAGACATAAAGAGGTTTTGGGATGAGAAGCTGGATGAAGAGAAAGCCAGAGGTGTTGAGGTGGAGAAGGTTTATTCTACTGCAGTTAGTGATCTGGAGCAGGAGAAAAttgttcaagaaaaatattttgcagagcaattaaagaagaaggcagCTATGGACTGTCAGAGGCAGTTGCTTCTGAGTCTCAAGGAAGAAGTCAATGAGATATCAGAAAAACTTTCATCTGAGAGAGCTATGTATGTGGCTGAGCAATGCAAGTTGCATGATACGCTCAGTGATATACAGTCCAAGCAGGAAGAACTGCTTGATTCAAAATCTATACTTGAGGCAGAGAAAGAAGCTCTCCGAATTTTAAG ATCTTGGGTAGAGGATGATGCAAGAAGAAGCCAAGCTCGAGCCAAGGTTCTCGAGGAGGTAGGTCGAAGGTGGAAGTGGGACAACCATGCTTAA
- the LOC107429575 gene encoding protein CHUP1, chloroplastic yields MIVRLSVLVAASVAAFAVRQLNANSSGNGRAKFKQQQSKEDDKEQVTCSHDYQKGEDWEEEEEEEVKLISSIFNRARDSPVDNDQDEDILPEFEDLLSGEIEIPLPGNNISKKERDKIYETEMANNESELERLRKLVKELEEREVKLEGELLEYYGLKEQESDVVELHRQLKIKTVEINMLNITINSLQAERKKLQEQVTRGLSVKKELEVARDKIKELQRQIQHEASQTKGQLLFLKQQVSSLQAKEEEAVKKDSEIEKKLKAVKELEVAVMELKRKNKELQHEKRELTVKLDAAEARVAALSNMTESDKVAKVREEVNNLKHANEDLLKQVEGLQMNRFSEVEELVYLRWVNACLRYELRNYQAPPGKISARDLNKSLSPKSQGKAKQLMLEYAGSERGQGDTDLDSNFSHPSSPGSEDFENASNDSSMSRLSSLSKKPSLIQKLKKWGKSKDDLSALSSPSRSISGGSPSRTSMSLRTRGPLEALMLRNVGDSVAITTFGKIDQESIDSPETPTASNAGPQVSSGDSLKSVATSFQLMSKSVDGVLDEKYPAYRDRHRLALEREKKIKERADKARAAKFGDNLNLNSTYESRTKTGERAVVLPAKLTHIKEKAVVTGTNDQSSDGNTTDPRMISKMKLAEIEKRPTRVPRPPPKPSGGATVGIASNTSTGVGPPPPPGAPPPPPPPPGGPPRPPPPPGSLPRGAGSGDKVHRAPEVVEFYQTLMKREAKKDTSSLISSPSNNASDARSNMIGEIENRSSFLLAVKADVETQGDFVMSLATEVRAASFTNIGDLVAFVNWLDEELSFLVDERAVLKHFDWPEGKADALREAAFEYQDLVKLEKRVSSFVDDPNLPCEAALKKMYSLLEKVEQSVYALLRTRDMAVSRYREFGIPVDWLSDSGVVGKIKLSSVQLAKKYMNRVASELDALSGPDKEPNREFLLLQGVRFAFRVHQFAGGFDAESMKTFEELRARVNSQIGGDNKLE; encoded by the exons ATGATAGTAAGGTTAAGCGTTCTGGTTGCTGCTTCAGTTGCAGCCTTTGCAGTGAGGCAGCTCAACGCCAATAGCTCAG GAAATGGCCGAGCAAAGttcaaacaacaacaaagcaaGGAGGATGACAAAGAGCAGGTTACATGTTCTCATGATTATCAAAAAGGGGAGGAT tgggaagaggaagaagaagaagaggttaAATTAATTAGCAGCATATTTAACCGAGCTCGTGATAGTCCAGTCGATAATGATCAGGATGAAGATATATTACCTGAATTTGAAGATCTTTTGTCTGGGGAGATTGAAATTCCTCTACCTGGTAATAATATCTctaagaaagagagagacaaaATATATGAAACTGAGATGGCAAACAATGAAAGTGAGCTGGAACGGTTAAGAAAACTGGTAAAGGAATTGGAGGAAAGGGAAGTAAAGCTTGAAGGTGAACTGCTTGAGTACTATGGATTGAAGGAGCAAGAATCAGATGTTGTTGAGTTACACCGACAGCTCAAGATCAAGACAGTGGAGATTAACATGCTCAATATCACCATTAACTCTTTGCAGGCTGAGAGAAAGAAGCTTCAAGAACAGGTTACACGGGGATTGTCAGTGAAGAAGGAGCTGGAGGTGGCAAGGGACAAGATTAAAGAGCTTCAGAGGCAAATTCAGCATGAAGCAAGCCAGACAAAAGGCCAGTTATTGTTCCTCAAACAGCAAGTTTCAAGTCTGCAGGCTAAGGAGGAAGAAGCTGTGAAGAAAGATTCTGAAATAGAGAAGAAGCTAAAAGCTGTGAAGGAGTTAGAGGTAGCAGTTATGgagcttaaaagaaaaaacaaggaaCTTCAACATGAAAAGAGAGAATTGACTGTCAAACTGGATGCTGCTGAAGCAAGGGTAGCAGCACTTTCTAATATGACAGAG AGTGACAAGGTTGCGAAGGTAAGAGAGGAAGTAAATAATCTAAAGCATGCAAATGAGGACCTGTTAAAGCAAGTGGAGGGTCTTCAGATGAACAGGTTCAGTGAAGTTGAAGAACTAGTGTATCTTCGTTGGGTCAATGCATGCTTGAGGTATGAGCTTCGCAACTATCAGGCTCCTCCAGGAAAGATATCGGCCCGTGATCTCAACAAGAGTCTGAGTCCCAAATCCCAAGGGAAGGCTAAACAGCTGATGTTAGAGTATGCAGGATCGGAACGTGGGCAGGGGGATACAGATCTTGATAGCAACTTTTCTCATCCATCCTCTCCAGGAAGTGAGGATTTTGAAAATGCTTCTAATGATAGTTCCATGAGCAGATTGAGTAGTCTCAGTAAGAAACCTAGTTTAATCCAAAAGTTAAAGAAATGGGGAAAAAGTAAAGATGACTTAAGTGCTCTTTCATCTCCATCCAGATCTATCTCTGGAGGCTCACCAAGTAGGACAAGTATGAGCCTTCGGACAAGGGGTCCCTTGGAAGCCTTGATGCTGAGGAATGTGGGTGATAGTGTAGCCATCACTACATTTGGGAAGATAGATCAAGAATCTATTGACTCTCCTGAAACTCCAACAGCTTCAAATGCTGGACCACAAGTTTCTTCTGGTGACTCGCTTAAATCTGTTGCAACATCATTCCAATTGATGTCCAAATCAGTTGATGGTGTTTTAGATGAGAAATATCCTGCTTATAGAGATAGACATAGGTTGGCCTTggagagggaaaagaaaattaaggagAGAGCTGATAAAGCAAGAGCAGCAAAGTTTGgtgataatttaaatttgaattcaacCTATGAGTCTAGAACCAAGACTGGAGAGAGAGCTGTAGTTTTACCTGCAAAACTTACTCATATAAAGGAAAAGGCAGTTGTTACTGGTACAAATGATCAATCTAGTGATGGTAATACGACTGATCCTCGAATGATAAGCAAGATGAAACTTGCTGAGATTGAGAAGAGGCCTACTAGGGTGCCTCGACCTCCTCCTAAACCATCAGGAGGTGCTACAGTTGGTATAGCTTCCAATACTTCAACTGGAGTAGGACCACCTCCTCCACCAGGTGCcccaccaccacctccaccacCGCCTGGTGGACCACCTCGTCCGCCTCCTCCACCAGGAAGTCTACCAAGGGGAGCAGGGAGTGGTGATAAGGTCCACCGGGCTCCTGAAGTGGTTGAATTTTATCAAACATTGATGAAGCGAGAGGCAAAGAAGGACACATCATCTTTAATATCTTCACCATCTAACAATGCATCTGATGCAAGAAGCAACATGATTGGGGAAATCGAGAACAGATCATCATTCCTTTTAGCT GTGAAAGCTGATGTGGAAACCCAAGGTGATTTCGTCATGTCATTGGCAACTGAAGTTCGAGCCGCTTCATTCACCAACATAGGAGATCTGGTGGCCTTTGTAAACTGGCTAGATGAGGAACTTTCTTTCTTG GTTGATGAACGGGCAGTACTCAAGCACTTTGATTGGCCTGAAGGAAAGGCAGATGCATTAAGAGAAGCAGCTTTTGAATATCAAGACCTGGTGAAGTTGGAGAAGCGAGTCTCCTCTTTTGTCGATGATCCCAATCTTCCCTGTGAAGCTGCTTTGAAGAAGATGTACTCGTTGCTTGAAAA AGTTGAGCAAAGTGTATATGCACTCCTACGTACAAGGGACATGGCTGTTTCGCGATACAGGGAATTTGGAATTCCAGTTGATTGGTTATCAGATTCAGGAGTAGTCGGCAAG ATCAAGCTCTCATCCGTTCAATTagccaaaaaatatatgaaCCGTGTAGCATCCGAACTTGACGCATTGAGTGGACCTGATAAGGAACCAAATAGAGAGTTTTTACTGCTTCAAGGAGTGCGTTTTGCTTTTCGTGTTCATCAG TTTGCTGGTGGATTTGATGCAGAGAGCATGAAGACATTTGAAGAACTAAGAGCCCGTGTAAATTCACAAATAGGAGGAGACAATAAACTCGAATAA
- the LOC107429578 gene encoding uncharacterized protein LOC107429578 isoform X1 gives MRASAASPSSSLFITTYTPTILRRRTLSIFISSHPFLRAHHSHRFASPGLRLSASLAERNLQLSWFSPDHNATDDFGGWAISDFPPVHHRKRGLPIILISGLGTSVAVLLAAIAYFSLSRKGFKFQITSLLPLHGIVNGGESKTADYTAPDVAETSAESIPSAVSEDVSSAHVGKLEPIIIPVAVDSTQGEAISVLKKLKIIEDDVKADELCTRREYARWLVRMNSLLESYKYLAFRSPKHRITPSVSLSGSINAAFNDISVEDPDFGSIQALAEAGVIPSKLSKYSYDGLREQEDVCFFPDRFISRQDLIDWKAQLEYDFVPGMIQMSTTKVGFMDVKEIAKDVSPELYADMLAGDRSILRKVFGQIKRLQPKKPSTKAQAAVALSSGRMAEAIYIELLRLEAESSARLAEMEDIRTQLLDRGDIKRFWDEKLDEEKARGVEVEKVYSTAVSDLEQEKIVQEKYFAEQLKKKAAMDCQRQLLLSLKEEVNEISEKLSSERAMYVAEQCKLHDTLSDIQSKQEELLDSKSILEAEKEALRILRSWVEDDARRSQARAKVLEEVGRRWKWDNHA, from the exons ATGCGTGCTTCAGCGGCATCTCCTTCTTCCTCACTCTTCATCACCACCTACACTCCCACTATTTTACGACGCCGTACTCTATCAATCTTCATCTCCTCCCACCCATTCCTCAGAGCTCATCATAGTCACAGATTCGCTAGCCCTGGACTGCGTCTCTCCGCTTCACTCGCTGAGCGGAATCTCCAGCTCTCTTGGTTCTCGCCGGACCATAATGCCACCGACGACTTTGGCGGTTGGGCCATTTCCGACTTTCCTCCTGTTCACCATCGGAAGAGAG GGTTGCCTATAATCCTGATTAGTGGTCTTGGGACTTCAGTGGCTGTTCTACTAGCTGCCATTGCTTACTTCTCACTGTCCAGAAAAG GTTTTAAGTTTCAAATTACTAGTCTTCTTCCGTTGCATGGGATAGTAAATGGCGGTGAAAGCAAAACCGCGGACTATACGGCACCTGATGTGGCGGAAACAAGTGCAGAGTCTATACCTAGTGCTGTTAGTGAAGATGTTAGTTCAG CACATGTGGGAAAGCTTGAACCTATTATAATTCCAGTTGCTGTGGATTCTACTCAAGGGGAAGCTATTTCAGTTTTGAAGAAACTGAAG ATCATTGAAGATGATGTCAAGGCGGATGAATTGTGCACTAGAAGGGAATATGCAAGATGGCTAGTTCGAATGAACTCGTTGCTGGAAAG CTATAAATATCTTGCTTTTAGGAGTCCAAAGCACCGGATTACCCCATCAGTTTCACTTTCTGGATCCATAAATGCTGCATTCAATGATATTAGTGTTGAAGACCCAGACTTTGGGTCTATTCAAG CCCTGGCAGAGGCTGGTGTCATTCCCAGCAAGTTGTCAAAGTACAGCTATGATGGTTTGAGAGAGCAAGAAGACGTCTGCTTTTTTCCTGATAG GTTCATCTCTCGGCAAGATCTGATAGACTGGAAAGCCCAGTTAGAGTACGATTTTGTGCCAGGGATGATACAG ATGTCAACGACAAAAGTAGGTTTTATGGATGTGAAAGAGATCGCTAAAGATGTGTCTCCAGAACTATACGCAGACATGTTGGCTGGGGACCGGAGCATACTCAGAAAAGTTTTTG GACAGATCAAGCGGTTGCAACCAAAGAAACCATCAACAAAAGCACAAGCAGCTGTTGCACTGTCAAGTGGCAGGATGGCTGAAGCAATCTATATTGAATTGTTGAGATTAGAAGCTGAAAGTTCTGCAAGGCTAGCTGAGATGGAAGATATTAGGACTCAATTGCTTGACAGAGGAGACATAAAGAGGTTTTGGGATGAGAAGCTGGATGAAGAGAAAGCCAGAGGTGTTGAGGTGGAGAAGGTTTATTCTACTGCAGTTAGTGATCTGGAGCAGGAGAAAAttgttcaagaaaaatattttgcagagcaattaaagaagaaggcagCTATGGACTGTCAGAGGCAGTTGCTTCTGAGTCTCAAGGAAGAAGTCAATGAGATATCAGAAAAACTTTCATCTGAGAGAGCTATGTATGTGGCTGAGCAATGCAAGTTGCATGATACGCTCAGTGATATACAGTCCAAGCAGGAAGAACTGCTTGATTCAAAATCTATACTTGAGGCAGAGAAAGAAGCTCTCCGAATTTTAAG ATCTTGGGTAGAGGATGATGCAAGAAGAAGCCAAGCTCGAGCCAAGGTTCTCGAGGAGGTAGGTCGAAGGTGGAAGTGGGACAACCATGCTTAA
- the LOC107429573 gene encoding protein decapping 5 — protein MGSAADSYIGSLISLTSKSEIRYEGVLYNINTEESSIGLRNVRSFGTEGRKKDGPQISPSDKVYEYILFRGADIKDLQVKSSPPAQPAPPPINNDPAIIQSHYTRPVSSSSLPAAVSGPSSDVGSHAAQMGLPGSNFQGGMPPLYQPGGNLGSWGASPPPPSANGGGLAMPPMYWPGYYGPSNGLPHLHQQSLLQPPPGLAMPSSLQQPMQYPNFNAASLSTGASQLPEVPSTLLSAASSSSPNLISTSVSPSTLPLTLPSTLPSTLPPVLSTTLASETIPSSASNKAQNPTLSASTLNASLPSLSPLTTSSLDMNTALPPNTNKSGATSGSTLPYQAVSQSTPSIVGSSNSVRIDTPAPSLVTPGQLLQSGAPAVSSSQSLQAAHKDVEVVQVSSSAIDVPVPVAVSEPQPPILPLPQPARAGQRPTGAPFQNRYSYRGRGRGRGTGSSQPVIKFTEDFDFTAMNEKFMKDEVWGHLGKSSKSHPKDREGDGKVSDEDDAEDDAESSKFEISVPVYNKDDFFDSLSCNALDNQSQSGRTRYSEQMKIDTETFGDFARHRGGRGGRGPARGGRFRGGYYGRGYGYNGRGRGRATYNHPQ, from the exons ATGGGCTCCGCCGCAGATTCATATATAGGGAGCTTGATAAGCTTGACTTCGAAGAGTGAGATTAGATATGAAGGcgttctttacaacatcaataCTGAGGAGTCTAGTATTGGACTTAGAAACG TACGATCTTTTGGAACAGAAGGAAGGAAAAAGGATGGACCACAAATTTCTCCAAGTGACAAAGTTTATGAGTATATACTGTTCCGTGGAGCTGACATAAAG GATTTACAAGTTAAATCGTCTCCACCTGCACAGCCTGCGCCCCCACCAATAAACAATGATCCTGCTATTATTCAG TCCCACTATACTCGCCCAGTTTCCTCATCAAGCTTGCCAGCTGCTGTTAGTGGGCCTTCATCCGATGTTGGTTCCCACGCTGCACAGATGGGGCTCCCTGGGTCTAATTTTCAAGGTGGGATGCCACCCTTATATCAACCTGGAGGAAATTTAGGGTCATGGGGAGCGTCACCTCCTCCTCCAAGTGCAAATGGAGGTGGGCTTGCTATGCCACCAATGTATTGGCCAGGATATTATGGCCCCTCTAATGGGCTTCCTCATTTACACCAGCAATCTTTGCTTCAACCCCCACCTGGCCTAGCAATGCCTTCTTCCCTGCAACAGCCAATGCAGTATCCTAATTTTAATGCTGCCTCTTTATCCACTGGAGCATCACAATTGCCTGAGGTTCCATCAACTTTGCTTTCTGCTGCTAGTTCTAGTTCGCCTAATTTAATCTCTACTTCTGTATCACCATCAACTTTGCCGTTGACTTTGCCATCGACTCTGCCATCAACTCTGCCTCCAGTGCTTTCAACTACATTAGCTTCTGAAACAATACCAAGCTCAGCATCTAACAAGGCTCAAAATCCAACCCTTTCTGCTTCCACCCTTAATGCTAGTTTACCATCACTGTCTCCATTGACTACTTCAAGTCTAGATATGAATACTGCTTTACCACCAAACACTAACAAATCTGGTGCAACTTCTGGTTCAACTTTGCCATACCAAGCTGTGTCTCAATCTACTCCCTCTATTGTTGGGTCAAGTAACTCTGTCCGCATAGATACACCAGCACCTTCTCTGGTAACTCCTGGTCAGTTGTTACAGTCTGGAGCTCCTGCAGTTTCTTCATCTCAATCTTTACAAGCAGCTCATAAGGATGTCGAGGTGGTTCAAGTATCATCATCTGCGATAGATGTGCCAGTGCCGGTGGCAGTTTCAGAACCTCAGCCTCCAATTTTGCCATTACCCCAACCTGCAAGAGCTGGTCAAAGG CCAACTGGAGCTCCTTTCCAAAATCGTTATAGTTATAGGGGGCGGGGAAGAGGACGAGGAACTGGG AGTTCACAACCAGTAATAAAATTCACTGAAGATTTTGATTTCACGGCAATGAATGAGAAGTTCATGAAGGATGAAGTTTGGGGTCATCTTGGCAAGAGTAGTAAATCTCATCCAAAGGATAGAGAGGGGGATGGCAAAGTAAGTGATGAAGATGATGCTGAAGATGATGCCGAATCATCAAAATTTGAGATATCTGTG CCTGTCTATAACAAGGATGACTTCTTCGACTCCCTTTCTTGCAATGCACTTGATAATCAATCACAGAGTGGAAGAACTAGATACTCTGAGCAAATGAAGATAGACACAGAG ACTTTTGGTGATTTTGCAAGGCATAGGGGTGGTCGAGGCGGCCGTGGCCCTGCACGTGGTGGCCGTTTTCGTGGTGGTTACTATGGAAGGGGATATGGCTACAATGGGAGGGGACGTGGGCGTGCTACATACAATCACCCACAATAG
- the LOC107429550 gene encoding clavaminate synthase-like protein At3g21360, giving the protein MENLCKNLCKDFKEGKCEGQKVVDGETMPLVLQPPEPNKGDLESLLSALKKNKDWFEQMIIKNSAVLLRGYDVKNAEDFNEIVETFGWDDIRYVGPAPRTHIYKRIWTANEGPLSEMIYYHHEMVLIKECPKKVILFCETPPPEGGQTPFVPSFRVTERMLEEFPEYVEEMDAKGLKYSFTAYSKDNTSSMRGRGWEDALGTSDPALAEIRAKALGMDLEWLPNGGVKTILGPRTLTKVFEGRKGRRMWFNTVVGMHGKELSSATMADGTEIPEEVVKRCEQIIEEESIQFNWEKGDVVFLDNMALLHGRRPSLPPRRVLVATCK; this is encoded by the exons atggaaAACTTATGCAAGAACTTGTGCAAGGACTTCAAGGAAGGAAAATGTGAAGGGCAAAAAGTGGTGGATGGAGAAACCATGCCACTGGTTCTGCAACCACCAGAGCCCAACAAGGGTGACTTGGAGTCTCTTCTTTCGGCTCTGAAGAAGAACAAGGACTGGTTTGAGCAGATGATCATCAAGAACAGTGCTGTCCTCCTTCGAGGTTATGACGTGAAGAACGCCGAGGATTTCAATGAAATTGTGGAAACATTTGGGTGGGATGATATTCGTTATGTGGGTCCTGCACCTAGAACTCATATTTACAAGAGAATATGGACTGCTAATGAGGGACCTCTCTCTGAAATGATTTACTACCACCATGAGATGGTCTTG ATTAAGGAATGTCCCAAAAAAGTAATCCTATTCTGTGAGACACCACCACCAGAAGGAGGACAAACACCATTTGTTCCAAGTTTCCGGGTAACGGAGAGAATGCTAGAGGAGTTTCCCGAGTATGTGGAGGAAATGGATGCAAAGGGtttaaaatactcattcacagCTTATAGCAAGGATAATACTTCTTCTATGAGGGGTAGAGGTTGGGAAGATGCTTTGGGGACATCAGACCCTGCACTAGCTGAGATAAG GGCCAAGGCTCTTGGCATGGACTTGGAGTGGCTTCCAAATGGTGGGGTGAAGACCATATTGGGGCCAAGAACTTTAACGAAAGTGTttgaaggaagaaaaggaagGAGGATGTGGTTCAATACGGTAGTAGGCATGCATGGGAAGGAGCTTAGCTCTGCCACAATGGCAGATGGAACAGAGATTCCAGAAGAGGTAGTGAAGAGATGCGAACAGATCATCGAAGAAGAAAGCATACAGTTCAATTGGGAGAAAGGTGATGTCGTTTTCCTTGATAACATGGCTTTGCTCCATGGAAGAAGGCCTTCTCTTCCTCCTAGAAGGGTCTTGGTTGCTACATGCAAGTAG
- the LOC107429579 gene encoding probable transmembrane ascorbate ferrireductase 4 — MAKVSTTLLPLLFFARISGLLVAMLVLFWALAFKSSFLSHSASQEDLIYSVLHPLLMVIGFILISGEAILVHRWLPGSRSLKKSVHLCLQGVALASGIFGIWTRFQGQDGIVANFYSLHSWMGLICIFLFGAQWMMGFLSFWHRGEMRRARIRVLPWHIFLGLYTYGLAVATAETGLLEKLTFLQTNRNLAKRCAESMIVNGLGLGLALLSGIVILAAVSPKKQSHHYKTKLVYSDTKTLPSQ, encoded by the exons ATGGCCAAAGTCTCTACCACACTGCTTCCGCTCCTTTTCTTTGCCAGAATCTCAGGGCTTTTGGTTGCAATGCTGGTCCTCTTCTGGGCTTTAGCTTTCAAGTCCAGCTTTCTCTCTCACTCTGCTTCTCAGGAGGATCTCATCTACTCA GTTCTTCATCCTTTGTTGATGGTCATTGGTTTCATTCTTATTAGTGGAGAAG CAATTCTGGTGCATAGATGGTTGCCTGGTTCAAGGAGTTTGAAGAAATCCGTGCATTTGTGTCTTCAAGGAGTAGCTTTGGCCTCTGGAATTTTTGGGATTTGGACAAGGTTTCAGGGGCAGGATGGGATTGTGGCTAATTTCTACAGTCTGCATTCTTGGATGGGTTTGATCTGCATCTTCTTGTTTGGTGCTCAG TGGATGATGGGTTTTCTGAGCTTTTGGCATAGAGGTGAAATGAGGAGAGCAAGGATAAGGGTGTTGCCGTGGCACATATTTCTTGGGCTATACACATATGGTTTGGCTGTGGCAACTGCAGAAACTGGACTATTAGAGAAGCTCACATTCTTGCAAACAAATAGGAATTTGGCCAAACGATGCGCAGAGTCCATGATTGTTAATGGTTTAGGATTGGGGCTTGCTCTTCTCAGTGGCATTGTCATTTTGGCTGCTGTTTCACCCAAAAAACAATCCCACCATTACAAAACCAAACTTGTCTACTCTGATACTAAAACACTGCCCTctcaatga